A stretch of the Glutamicibacter sp. JL.03c genome encodes the following:
- the pcaG gene encoding protocatechuate 3,4-dioxygenase subunit alpha, which produces MSTAPELKLAPTPGQTVGPFYGYALPYDKDNELVNQGHPNSVRLHGVVYDGKGEVIPDALLEIWQADEQGNVVSREGSLVRDGYTFTGWGRTAVDNAGHYTFTTVNPGATEAGKAPFIMLTVFARGLMNRLFTRIYLPEDTAALANDPLLASLTEAERKTLIATREEDGSLRLDIHLQGEDETVFLSYPRAS; this is translated from the coding sequence ATGTCCACGGCTCCAGAACTGAAACTCGCCCCCACCCCGGGGCAGACCGTCGGCCCGTTCTACGGCTACGCATTGCCCTATGACAAGGACAATGAGCTGGTCAACCAGGGGCACCCGAACTCGGTGCGGCTGCACGGGGTGGTATATGACGGCAAGGGCGAGGTCATTCCCGATGCGCTGCTGGAAATCTGGCAGGCCGACGAGCAGGGCAATGTGGTTTCCCGCGAAGGCTCTCTGGTGCGTGATGGCTACACCTTCACCGGCTGGGGGCGCACCGCGGTGGACAATGCCGGCCACTACACCTTCACCACCGTGAACCCGGGCGCCACGGAAGCCGGCAAGGCACCGTTCATCATGCTCACGGTGTTCGCCCGCGGCCTGATGAACCGGCTGTTCACCCGGATCTATCTGCCCGAGGACACCGCCGCGCTGGCCAACGATCCCCTGCTGGCATCACTGACCGAGGCAGAGCGCAAAACACTGATTGCGACCCGCGAAGAGGACGGATCCTTGCGCCTGGACATCCATTTGCAGGGCGAGGATGAGACCGTGTTCCTCTCCTACCCGCGCGCAAGCTGA
- a CDS encoding alpha/beta hydrolase, giving the protein MAVPELTPSLLHSKSELPTLIAGPSLGTAALPLWGPAVPFLQEHFQVIAWDLPGHGASKPSTQGFTLAELATGVTTMVEALRFDGVIADGTKLFYAGVSVGGAAALQLAVDHPGFFNALSSICSAAKIGTPEGWTERAELVAKAGTPTMVAGSAQRWFAPGFIEKEPEISASLLHSLQDADRFAYSHVCGALASFDVREQLSTATDPILAINGAQDQVCPPADAQFIAENAPQGQVAIIDSAGHLAPAEAPEETAALLAEFFLTH; this is encoded by the coding sequence ATGGCAGTCCCAGAACTGACCCCGTCGCTACTGCACAGCAAGAGCGAACTCCCCACCCTCATCGCGGGCCCATCCCTGGGCACCGCGGCCCTGCCTTTGTGGGGCCCTGCTGTGCCTTTTCTCCAAGAGCATTTCCAGGTCATCGCGTGGGACCTGCCAGGGCACGGAGCCAGCAAGCCCTCGACGCAAGGCTTCACGCTGGCCGAGCTCGCCACCGGCGTCACCACCATGGTCGAGGCCTTGCGCTTCGACGGGGTGATTGCCGATGGCACCAAGCTGTTCTACGCCGGAGTCTCGGTGGGCGGCGCCGCCGCATTGCAGCTGGCGGTGGATCATCCTGGCTTCTTCAACGCTTTGTCCTCGATTTGCTCGGCCGCCAAGATCGGCACGCCCGAGGGTTGGACCGAGCGGGCGGAACTCGTGGCGAAGGCCGGAACCCCGACCATGGTCGCAGGCTCCGCGCAGCGCTGGTTCGCTCCCGGGTTCATCGAGAAGGAACCGGAGATTTCGGCCAGCTTGTTACACAGCCTGCAGGATGCTGACCGCTTCGCCTATTCCCATGTCTGCGGCGCCTTGGCTAGTTTCGACGTGCGTGAGCAGCTGTCCACCGCCACCGATCCGATCTTGGCTATCAATGGCGCGCAAGATCAGGTGTGCCCGCCAGCCGACGCGCAGTTCATCGCGGAGAACGCGCCGCAGGGCCAGGTTGCCATTATTGACTCCGCAGGCCATCTGGCTCCGGCTGAAGCACCGGAAGAAACCGCGGCCCTGCTGGCCGAGTTCTTCCTGACCCACTAG
- a CDS encoding lyase family protein: MDGADYGVLAPAWAGTAAASLSSDTAFVQAMLDVEAAWVQVQADAGLCGAKDAQAVHAVAGAQRYDLALLASKTPDGANALIPLLGMMRELLAHDGAPASASTALHRGATSQDIIDTALMLLLSRTLAQAQADLRSTADGLATLAQAHRQTVCIARSLTQHALPTTFGWKAASWLSAVLDAEKQLETASLQLRLQWGGAVGTLASLEQFLAGNRTAETTSQQLSSQLAERLGLQDPGTPWHTNRMPILQLGSALGAAIAALGTFGADVLTASRPEIGELSEPREAGKGGSSAMPQKQNPVRSVVLRNAAFSSPGLLSTLFTAAGTAVDERPDGGWHAEWSALRELSRLAAGAAFHGSFLANGLRVNPPAMQRNLALGGDAVLSERLATVLAPLVAGGKPAIQALVRRSLSENRSLHELLRAQIPAENLSDAELAELFDPAGYLGAADRFTATVVAEYSARKELWQSQN; the protein is encoded by the coding sequence ATGGACGGCGCAGACTACGGCGTATTAGCTCCAGCCTGGGCTGGCACCGCGGCCGCTTCCCTGTCGAGCGACACCGCTTTTGTGCAGGCCATGTTGGATGTCGAGGCCGCTTGGGTGCAGGTCCAGGCCGATGCCGGGTTGTGCGGCGCCAAGGATGCGCAGGCTGTTCATGCGGTGGCCGGCGCCCAGCGCTACGATCTGGCGCTGTTGGCCTCGAAAACTCCCGATGGCGCCAACGCGCTGATCCCGCTATTGGGCATGATGCGTGAGCTGCTCGCCCACGATGGTGCCCCCGCATCCGCGAGCACGGCGCTGCACCGCGGGGCGACCAGCCAGGACATTATCGATACCGCGCTGATGCTTCTGCTCTCCAGAACGCTGGCCCAGGCGCAGGCCGATCTGCGCAGTACCGCCGACGGGCTCGCGACGCTCGCCCAGGCACACCGCCAGACGGTCTGCATCGCTCGCTCACTGACCCAGCACGCGTTGCCCACCACCTTCGGCTGGAAAGCGGCCAGCTGGCTTTCGGCGGTGTTGGACGCCGAGAAGCAACTGGAAACGGCATCACTGCAGCTGCGGCTGCAGTGGGGCGGCGCGGTAGGAACCCTGGCCTCCCTGGAACAATTCCTCGCCGGCAATCGCACTGCCGAAACCACCAGCCAGCAGCTCAGCTCCCAGCTGGCCGAGCGCTTGGGCCTGCAGGATCCGGGAACCCCGTGGCATACCAACCGCATGCCGATCCTCCAACTCGGCTCCGCCTTGGGCGCAGCCATTGCCGCGCTGGGCACCTTCGGCGCCGATGTACTCACCGCGTCGCGCCCGGAAATCGGCGAATTGTCCGAACCACGCGAAGCCGGCAAGGGCGGATCCTCGGCCATGCCGCAGAAGCAGAACCCGGTGCGTTCGGTAGTGCTGCGCAACGCCGCTTTCAGTTCCCCTGGACTACTCTCAACCCTCTTCACCGCCGCCGGCACCGCGGTGGATGAACGCCCCGATGGCGGCTGGCACGCCGAGTGGAGCGCCCTGCGCGAATTGTCCCGGCTCGCCGCAGGCGCCGCTTTCCATGGATCGTTTCTGGCCAATGGGTTGCGCGTGAATCCTCCGGCCATGCAACGCAACCTCGCCTTGGGCGGGGACGCGGTGCTCTCCGAACGCTTGGCGACCGTGCTGGCCCCGCTGGTGGCCGGCGGCAAACCTGCCATCCAGGCCCTTGTACGCCGCAGCCTGAGCGAAAACCGCTCCCTCCACGAACTGCTGCGTGCCCAGATCCCCGCAGAAAACCTCAGCGATGCCGAGCTGGCCGAACTCTTTGATCCCGCAGGCTATCTCGGTGCCGCGGATCGCTTCACCGCAACCGTAGTGGCCGAGTACTCGGCACGGAAGGAACTATGGCAGTCCCAGAACTGA
- a CDS encoding 4-hydroxybenzoate 3-monooxygenase — MAQAPRILKTKVGIIGGGPAGLMLSHLLAQSGIENIVVEMRDHETIRNTHRAGILEAQAVKMLTESGVEGRVLTHGDEHAGIDLRFNGESHPLDFRDLVDATVTLYAQNEVFVDLAAARQRDQGDVRYSCEVTEIFDMETSAPKFRFTDADGSLFEVHADVIVGADGSRSFARRQMPETVKQDFKVAYPFAWFGILTEAPKSAPELIYANSPHGFALISQRSESVQRMYFQCAPDEDVNAWSDDRIWAELQRRVDGPDGFELKTGPIFDKTVLGFRSFVREPLSHGRMFLIGDAGHTVPPTGAKGLNLAFADVKVLFEALDSYFSTGSEKLLEGYSDLALKRVWKAQNFSYWMTSMLHTPVGGDPFMAQRALGELDTVTSSRFGQQYLAESYTGWPHA; from the coding sequence ATGGCACAGGCGCCACGCATCCTGAAGACCAAGGTCGGCATCATCGGCGGCGGTCCCGCCGGCCTGATGCTCTCCCATCTGCTGGCCCAATCGGGCATCGAGAACATCGTTGTGGAAATGCGCGATCACGAAACCATCCGCAACACCCACCGCGCCGGCATCCTCGAGGCCCAGGCGGTCAAAATGCTCACCGAGTCCGGGGTGGAGGGACGGGTGCTCACCCACGGCGACGAGCACGCCGGCATCGACCTGCGCTTCAACGGCGAATCCCATCCGCTCGACTTCCGCGATCTGGTGGACGCCACCGTGACCCTGTACGCGCAGAATGAGGTATTCGTGGATTTGGCCGCAGCCCGGCAGCGCGACCAGGGCGACGTGCGCTATTCCTGCGAGGTCACCGAGATCTTCGACATGGAAACCTCCGCCCCGAAGTTCCGCTTCACCGATGCTGACGGCAGCCTCTTCGAGGTGCACGCAGATGTGATCGTCGGGGCCGACGGATCGCGCTCCTTTGCCCGCCGCCAGATGCCGGAAACCGTCAAGCAGGACTTCAAGGTCGCCTACCCGTTCGCCTGGTTCGGCATTCTCACTGAGGCGCCGAAGTCCGCACCGGAACTGATCTATGCGAACTCGCCCCATGGCTTCGCGCTGATCTCCCAGCGCAGCGAATCCGTGCAGCGCATGTACTTCCAGTGCGCCCCGGACGAGGACGTGAATGCCTGGAGCGATGACCGCATCTGGGCTGAGCTGCAACGACGCGTGGACGGGCCGGATGGCTTCGAGCTGAAGACCGGGCCCATCTTCGACAAGACCGTGCTGGGCTTCCGTTCCTTTGTCCGCGAGCCGTTGTCCCACGGACGGATGTTCCTGATCGGCGATGCCGGGCATACTGTTCCTCCCACCGGTGCCAAGGGCCTGAACCTGGCCTTCGCCGACGTAAAGGTGCTCTTCGAAGCGCTGGATTCCTACTTCTCCACCGGCAGCGAGAAGCTGCTGGAAGGCTACTCGGATCTGGCACTGAAACGCGTCTGGAAGGCCCAGAACTTCTCCTACTGGATGACTTCCATGCTGCATACGCCGGTGGGCGGCGATCCGTTCATGGCCCAGCGTGCACTGGGTGAATTGGATACCGTCACCTCCTCGCGCTTCGGGCAGCAATACCTCGCCGAGTCCTACACCGGCTGGCCGCACGCCTAA
- the pcaH gene encoding protocatechuate 3,4-dioxygenase subunit beta: MSANTNALDPAATTATQEDISAEISSIHEDYRQQLLSGKKVETQPRVDFAPYRSSLLRHPTKNLHHADPETIELYSPAFGQRDVHALESDLTIQHNGEPIGERIVVSGRVLDGDGRPVAGQLVEIWQANAAGRYVHKRDQHPAPIDPNFTGVGRTITGANGEYSFTTIKPAPYPWKNHHNAWRPAHIHFSLFGTDFTQRMITQMYFPGDPLFALDPIYQSITDSDARDRLVATYDHSITSHEWATGYNWDIVLTGSNRTWMEEEEGEH, translated from the coding sequence ATGAGCGCCAACACCAATGCACTGGATCCCGCAGCCACCACGGCTACGCAGGAAGATATCAGCGCCGAAATCTCCAGCATCCATGAGGACTACCGCCAGCAGCTGCTCTCCGGCAAGAAGGTCGAGACCCAGCCACGCGTGGACTTCGCCCCGTACCGTTCATCGCTGCTGCGCCACCCGACCAAAAACCTGCACCACGCGGATCCCGAAACCATTGAGCTGTACTCCCCGGCTTTCGGCCAGCGTGATGTGCACGCCCTGGAATCGGATCTAACCATCCAGCACAATGGCGAGCCGATCGGCGAGCGCATTGTGGTCTCCGGCCGGGTGCTGGATGGCGACGGCCGCCCGGTGGCCGGACAGCTCGTGGAAATCTGGCAGGCCAACGCGGCCGGCCGCTACGTGCACAAGCGCGATCAGCATCCAGCCCCGATCGACCCGAACTTCACCGGGGTGGGCCGGACGATCACCGGCGCCAACGGCGAGTACTCCTTCACCACCATCAAGCCGGCTCCGTACCCGTGGAAGAACCACCACAACGCGTGGCGCCCGGCGCACATCCACTTCTCGCTGTTCGGCACCGACTTCACCCAGCGCATGATCACCCAGATGTACTTCCCCGGCGATCCGCTCTTCGCCCTGGATCCGATCTACCAGTCGATCACCGATTCTGATGCGCGCGACCGCCTGGTCGCCACCTACGACCACTCGATCACCTCCCACGAATGGGCCACCGGCTACAACTGGGACATCGTACTGACCGGATCCAACCGCACCTGGATGGAAGAGGAAGAGGGAGAGCACTAA